CGCGCGCCTGCACGCCTGCTGACGACTACTGCCCACTTCCACGGCGCGGGGTCCGGGCCTCCATCGCCCCCAGCACCTGCGCGGCCAGGGCCTCTCCCTCCCGCCAGCCCGCCACCCGGGCGCGCTCCCTCGCCTGCTCCAGCCGCTCACGCGCCTCCGGCGCCCGGCCTCCCGCCACCAGCAGGCGTCCGGCGTTGTAGTGGATGCGCGCCACCTCCTGGGCGTCCCCACCCTGCTCGGCCAGGGCGAGCGCGCGCTCCAGGTCCGACAGCGCCTGGGCCGGCTCGCCCGCGAGGACCCGCAGGCCCGCGAGCTGCGACAGCGCCCGCGCCTGGCCCACCGGGCTGCCCACCGAGCGCGCCTGCTCCGCCGCGCGCGTGAAGGCCACCCGCGCCCGGTCCAGCTGTCCCAGCCGCTGCTGCAGCCGACCCAGGAGCAGGTAGTGCTCCCAGAAGAAGTCCGCCACGTACGGGGTCCGGTTCCCCATGCGCTGGAAGGCCCGCGCGAGCAGCTCCACCGCGGCCGTCGTCTCGCCCTTGACCTCGCGCACGCGCGCGAGTTCGCCCAGGACCAGGGCCTCGACCTCCGGGTCCGAGCCCGCTGGGCTCTGCGCCATGCTGAGGCGCACCTCCGCGTCGTCCACGCGCCCCAGCTTCAGCTCCGCGACAGCCAGGCGCCGCGCGGCCTCCGCCCACCGGCCGGGCGTCTGCATCACCGGCACGCGGTCCAGCCACGGCGTCACCAGCCCGTCCACCGCGGCGGGGTCCGCCTGCGTGAGACATCCCGCCGCGCGCGCGAGCACGTCCAGCTGCCAGCGCACCACCGCCGCCGTCGCGCCGGGCGCCCGGCCCAGGGCCCAGCGGAAGAACTCCACCGCCGAGCGCCACTCGCCTCGCGCCGCGAACCAGTCTCCCGCCCGCTCGCACGCGGCCGGCGCGCCGGAGGAACCCGCGCCCAGCAGGTGGTCCGCCACCCGCACCTCGCGGGCCGGCTCCTGCACGAACGCCTCGTAATCCAACGTCTCCGCCAGCTCCCGGTGCGCGCTCCGCAGCTGCGAGGGCGACAGGCGCTCGCGCAGCACCTGCCGCGCCTCCTCGCTCGTGAAGCGGAAGATGCCGGGCTGCCCGGGCACGGGCACCACCCACTCCGCGTCCTCCAGCACACCGGCGCCGTCCGTGGCCGTCAGCGACACGCGCACCAGCTCCGCGGAGAAGAGCGAGCCCTCCACCGCGGCCCGCTGGAGGAAGCGCAGCGACGCGGCGGGCAGCAGCTCCAACCGCGCGCCCAGGGCCTGCCCCAGGCCTTGCGGCAGCGCCGCGGGGGACAGCGGGCCATTGGATTGGAAGCCGCTCTCCGTGCGCTGCAACACCCCCACCGACACCAGCAGCCGCACCAGCGCCAGCGCATGCGCGGGATTGCCGCGCACCCGGTCCGCCACCGCCCGCTCCAGCGACGGCGACAGGGCCATGCCCAGGCTCGCGGTGAGCAGCGCGTTCAGCTCCGACGGCGACAGGCCCTCCAGCACCGTCACGGGCAGCGACGCCAGCGCCGTGGGCACCGCGTCCACGTCACCCGTGGCCACCAGCGACACGCCCAGCTCCTTCGCCGCGAGCAGCCCCGCGAGCATCTCCAGCGAAGGGCCGTCCACGCGGTGCACGTCGTCCACCAGCAGCAACAGGCCGGACGGCTTCGCCACGCGCTGGATGGCGTCCACCACCGCGCCGTCTCCCGCCGGCAGGAATCCGCCGCCTGACGGCGCGCCCCGCGCGAGCCTCCGCCAGAGCGCCGCGGCCTCCGGTTCGGAGAGGCCCAGCCCCGACAGCGGCGGCAGCGACGCGTCCCCGCCCGTGGCGGCCCGCGACAGCGCGGCGAACACCGTGCGCCACAGCCCCAGCGCTCCCGCGGAGCGAGGGTCTCCCCCCCACGCGTACACCACGCGCGGCGAGGCGCCCGTGGCCAGCTCCGCCACCGCCTCCAGGAAGCGGCTGCGTCCCACGCCCGAGGGCCCCACGAAGAGCCGCGCGCCGCCTTCACCCTTGCATGCTGCCTCCACCACCATCGCCGCCTGGGTCAGCGCCTCGTCGCGCCCCACCAGCGATTCCACGCGGTTCGCGGGCGCGCCGGACTCCACCCGCCATGCCGTGCCGCCGGGCAGCTCGCGCGACATGCCGATGCGCACCCCGCCCGACTCCACCAGCAGCGCCTTCACGGAGGCGCCCACCAGCAGCTCCCCGGACACCGCCGCGTCCGCCAGCGCCTGCGCCCGCTCCAGCCCCAGGCCGGACAGCCGGGCCGCTCCCGCCTCCGCGCTCGTGCGCACCACGCCGGACTCCAGGCCCCGCCGCACGTTCAGGCCCGCGCCGCCCAGCTCCTCCGCACACTTCAGCGCGCGCGTCGCGTCGTCCGCGCGAGCCTGCGGCAGGCCGAAAGGCAGACACCAGTGCGTGTCCGACAGCGCCAGCGCCTCCACGTGGTGGCGCGCCGAGACCTGCGCCACCGCCTCGCGCAGCCGGACGGCCTGGGCCGGCTCGCCCGCGACCACCAGCAGCGTGAGCCGGCGCATCTGCGCCTGCGCGTCCATGGCGCGGATCTTCACCGTGGGGCCCGGGGCTTCATCTCCGAGGGCCGGGGGGCCGTCGTCGTCCTCGTGCGCGGCAGGCGGCTCGGCCAGGGCGGAGGCCGGCGGCGCGGGCACCTCCATCGTCGGGTCGGTGGGCGGCTCGTGCACGGCGCCGTCGCCGCGGCGCGCGGGGGCCTTGGCCGTCGGCGCGTCGGGGAGGTCCTCGTCGCCCAGGTGCACGGGCGGCTCGCGCAGCGCGGGCATCACCGGCAGCCCGGGCGAGGCGTCTCCGGAACCGGAACCAGACGAAGGCGTGAGCGACTTCTGCGCGGCGTCCACGCCCACGGGCGTGAGCGAGTTGCCGCACGCGGGGCAGAAGCGGCTGGTCGCGCTGGTGGACTGGCCACAGCGCGGGCACGACACGTTGGAGGGCTCGCGGACCTGGGGCAGTCCGGGCTCGCCGCTGCCCGCGTCGCGCAGCCGCGCCAGCACCGTGTCGCCCACCAGCCGCGTCACCACCGCGGGGACGCTCTCCTCCGGCGCCTCCGGCATTTCATCCAGATAGGCCTGGAGCGCGCGGGCCACGTCGGCGCAGCGGGCGAAGCGCTGACCGGGGGCGCGGTGGAGCATGCGCAGGATGATCTGCTCCAGCAGTGGCGACAGCCCCTCCACGAACTGCGAGGGCCGGGGCACCGCCGCCAGCGCGATGCGCCGCATGGCCTCCGCGGGGTTGTCCGTGTCGATGAACGGCCGGCGCGTGCACAGCTCCCACAGCACGACTCCCAGCGCGAACTGGTCGCTGGTGCCGGAGACGGGCTCGTTGCGCACCTGCTCCGGCGACATGTACCGCAGCTTGCCCTTGAGCACGCCCGTGCGCGTGCGGCTGGCGCGGATGGTCGCCTTGGCCACGCCGAAGTCCACCACCTTCGTCACGCCGTCCAGGCGCACCATGATGTTCTGCGGGCTGATGTCCCGGTGCACCAGCTCCAGCGACGCGCCCTGGCTGTCTCGCGCGTGGTGCGCGTGGTCCAACCCCAGCGCCGCGTCGCGGATCATCTGCGCGCAGACGCGGTGGGGCAGCGGCGTGCCGGCCCGCGCCGCGGCCTTCGCCAGGCGGGCCAGGTTCTCGCCCTCGATGTACTCCATGGCGATGTAGAACGTGCCCTGCCATGCGCCGACCTCGTACAGCGAGACGACGTTCGGATGGTTCAGGTGCGCCGCGACGCGGGCCTCGTCGAGGAACATCTCCACCGAGCCGTCGTGCTCCAGCAGGTCCGGCAGCAGGCTCTTGAGGATGACGGGGCGCTCGAAACCGCTCACGCCCACCTGACGTGCCAGGAAGATTTCCCCCATGCCCCCCACGGCTACGCGGCGCAGCACCGCGTACCTGCCGAAGATGAGGGAAGACGGGGAAGCACCGGACACCATCGCCCTTGCACCGTACCCAGCGATCCCCATCCCCCGCCAGTCCCCGGCCCTTTGGTTTCAAACCGGGAGCCATTAGCCGTTCCGCCCCCGTGTGGGGTCCTGACGTACCGGGCGCGAGTCACGTGGACCCAACCACGTTTCAGACGTACCAGGTCAGCCTTCCCGCCTGCTCGGACGACCCGGGCACAAGGGTCAACGGCGACACATACAGCCCGCGCCGCTCCCGCTTCCACCAGGCTCCGGTGCGCTGGCGCTCCGCCCGGGACGTCATCCGGTAGTCGTGGAGCACCGCCCGTACGAGCCGGGGCGGACGGTCCGGGAAGGGGTTGGACGCGAACAGCCCCAGCACCTCCGGCGAGCCCTCCAACAGCCGCTCCATCAGGGCCAAAAACCACGAGGGCGGCGACCCCAGCGCGGCGAACCACATCTGCCAGTCCAGCCGGGGCTGATGCGGGGCGACCTGGCGCGGTGGCCGGTCCACGCCCGACGTCTTGTATCGGAACGGGTACTCCACCCAGTGCACGCCGTCGTTCGAGCCCTCCACGGTGATTTCCGGCCGGTCCACCGTCATCACCGCGAACAGGCCGTAGGAGTTCACCGAGTGCAGCGGCACCACCCGGTCCTCCAGCCAGTCCACCGCCCGCACCAGACGCTCCGGGCCGCGAGGCCACCACCCCATCCGGCGCAGCTGCTCCACGGTGCCCAGCGTGAGGAGCGGCACCGCCGCGGCCACGGCCAGCGCCGTGCCCGGAACCGATGGCCGCCGCGCGGGACCGGCGTCGCGCCACAGCGCTTCCGGCAGCACGCGCCGCAAGGCCGCGTCATCCAGCAGCCACAGCCCCAGCGCCAGCGACTGGACGTTGAAGAAGCCGTAGTTGCCCGTGGCAATGATGGCCGCCTGCAACGCGGAGAGGATGCCGAAGGTGGCCTGCCGTACACGCCGGGGACCGAAGGCGAGGAACGGCACCGCCGTCTCCGCCGCCAGCACCGCCGCCGTGCCCGCGTGGCGCACCGGGCGCGGAAGCTGGTGCGCGGTCCAGCCGCCGCGCGTGGGCAGGGGCGCGGTCTCGAAGTACACGTCGCACGCGCTCAACTCACGCCACGTCCGGTCGCCCGAGTGGAACTTGCTGATGCCTGAACCGAAGTAGAGCCGGAACACGAGCATGCGGAAGAGGAACACCTCCAGCGCGGACACGTCCCGCTTCCCCAGCCCGGGCCTCACGCCGACCGGCGCGGTGAGCGCGCCCAGGAGCCCCATCTCCAACAGCAGCACGTCCCACTGGAACGACAGGAACTCGCGCCCCAATGACACATAGGACAGGTACAGCGCCCACAGCGCGGCGGCGCTCGGGAGCGGGGCCACGTTGAGGAGCAGCGCCAGCGACAGGGCCTGTCCCACGCGGCAGCCTCGCACCAGCGCCGCGTCCGACGCGTCCTTCCAGAACACGGAGGGACGGCGCCAGCGGCCCTGCGCGGCCCAGCGCTCGGACTGCGCCACGTCGCGGATGGGACGGATGCCCTTCTCTCCGTAGAGCCCCAGCACCTGCTTCCCCAGCGACGTGAAGGCGATGAGGAACGTGCCGCCCAACAGGCGCATGAAGGCCCAGCGCACCAGGCGGTGCTCCGCGGGCTCCGTCACGCGGCTGAACAACCACGTGTCCCACCGCGACGCGCGCCGGCGGTGGTGCGCGATGACCGAATACACCGCGCCCGCCACGTGCCGGACGCCGGGCGCCAATCCCAGACGCGCGGCCAGACGCGTGCTCCAACGGGGCGACCAGGCGAGCATGCGGAAGACGGCCTCCGCGCCGGACGAGCGGCGTCCCGACGGCTCCACCAGCTGCATGGCCCGCAGCATGTCCTTCTTCGGAATGCCCAGGAGCTTGAGCAGCCACCTGCTCCCGCGCGCGAAGCGCACCCGGCCGCCGGTGTCCTGGCGCCAGCGAGCCACCCAGCGCTTGCAGAAGCCGCAGTCTCCATCGAACAGCACCAGCGGTTGCATCTCGCGCATCGGGTCGCGCCTCCGTCCGACGACAAAGGTGCGCGCGGCGGTCGGGATGCGAAGGGGGCAGGAGGGCTCGCTGGAGGGGCAGGCGGGCAGCGGAGCGGGGCCCCCTGTCACCTGGGTCCAGGTGCCTAGCTTTGTCCGCATGAGCGAGCCCAAGGCCCAGGCGAAGAAGACGGATGAAATCGTCCCCGGCGTGCACCACTGGACCGTCTCCGACGACCGGCTCGGCGGCACCCGCAGCGACGCCTACGCGGTGGTGGACGACGACGGCACCGTCACCCTCATCGACCCGCTGCCCATCGACGAGAAGGCCCTGCGCAAGCTGGGCGACATCGACGCCATCGTGCTCACCGCGGGCAACCACCAGCGCTCCGCGTGGCGCCTGCGCAAGGTGTTCGGCGTGCCCGTCTGGGCGCCCGAGGGCGCGCAGGGCCTGGAGGAGAAGCCGGACTTCGAATACGTGAACGGCACCACGCTGCCGGGCGGCCTCAACACCTTCCAGACGCCCGGGCCCACGGAGGCCATGTACACGCTGTGGCTCCAGAAGAGCCCGCACGCGGTCGTGTTCATCTCCGACCTGCTGTCACACGAGGGCCGGCGCACGCCCACCTTCGTCCCCGGCGAGTACCAGGACGAACCGCTGCGCACGCGCACCAGCATCCAGCGCATCCTGGACCACCTGCCCATCCAGACCGTCTGCTTCGCGCACGGCGCGCCCATCCTCAAGGACGGCGCCAGCGCCCTGCGCAAGGCCCTGGAGGAGGACGACGAGTTCCCGCACGCCCCCGCGCCCTGAGCCTTCAGTCCGGAGGCACTTCGCGCACCAGCACGTGGCCGGCATCCTGGCCCGGAGGCGCCAGCTCCAGCCGGGCCCCTGCTTCCGCGCGGTCCAGCAGCGCGCCCAGCGACAGCAGGTCGGTGACGGGGATGCGCACGGCGGGCGCGACGGGTGAATCCCCCCGGAGCATCGCCCGGGCCACGCGGGCCTCGTCGGAGAGGTCCGTCTCATAGACGAAGGTGCGCTCGTCGTAGTCGTGGCCTCCGGGGACGCGCCCCACCAGCCGCATGGGCCCCAGCCGCGAGTGCACGCGCACGGCGGGGTTGTCCCACTGGGTGACGCCGCGCAGCCGCTTCGCGCGCACCATGCCCAGCGTGAGGAGCTTCACCCACGCGGACGCGCCCCGCCCCGGCAGGAAGCTGAACAGCGACACGCCCACGAACAGCCCCGGCGTCAGCGACGGCGCCACGTAGCAGGCCGCGCCGATGGCCGACTCCTCGTCCGCCAGGAGCAGCCGCTCACGCGCGGACGCCTTGAGCAGCCGCGCGGGACAGCGCAAGAGCCCGATGGCGCCGGGCAGCAGGTACAGGTCCGACAGCACCCAACGCGGCACGCCGATGCCGCCGAACGCCAGCTGATTGAGCGTGAGGTACTGTCGCGCGAGCTCCGCGTTGTGCTCGGCCATCAGGTGCGTCACCGGGATGCCGTACGGCGCCAGGTCCAGTGACGGCACATGCACGCCGGAGCCCAGCGCCTGCAATGACAGCTCCGGAGTCGCGGCGAAGAACGCCTGGGCCTGCGACGCGAGCTCACCCGCCATCGGCTTCGATGTCCTTCGCCACGACATCCAGCCGGTACTCGGGCGGAATCGAGACGCGCGAAGCCTCCACCGACGCGCGCGACACGAGGCAGCGCGACGAACCCCCGCCCTTCTCCGTCAGCTCCGGCATTGGCATGGACACCACGCGCATGCCCAGGCGCTCGAAGGTCTCCACGATGTGCGCGGGCATCACCGTGGGCGCGAGCAGGTCCCTGCCCAGCGGCAGCCCATTCGTCGCATAGCGGCGGATGTCCGCCTCCGTCACCCGCACCAGCCGGTTCGCGCCGAAGCGCTGCTCCAGGAGCGCCACCGACTCCGGCGCCACCACGTCCGGGCACACCACCAGCCGGTCCACCGCGGGCAGGGGCAGCACCGCCATGTTCCCGTGGAACGCGGGCTCGCGCACCTGCACGCGCAGCACCTCGCCGGGGAAGTGCTTCTGGGCCGCCTCCAGCCCGTCGAGCGTCGTGCGCCCGCCCCAGAACAGGAGCGTCACGCCGTCGAACGTCGCCACGTCGCCGTGCGCCTCCCAGATGCCCACGCCCGGATCCACGACCTCCAGGCCCAGACGGCGGGCCAGCGGCGTCCAGTGGTCGCGCTCCGTGAAGCGATGCGCGCTCATCATCTTGGGCAGGAGGAACAGCGGGGCCTGGCCCTCGCGCGCCACCA
This DNA window, taken from Corallococcus coralloides DSM 2259, encodes the following:
- a CDS encoding protein kinase domain-containing protein; this translates as MGIAGYGARAMVSGASPSSLIFGRYAVLRRVAVGGMGEIFLARQVGVSGFERPVILKSLLPDLLEHDGSVEMFLDEARVAAHLNHPNVVSLYEVGAWQGTFYIAMEYIEGENLARLAKAAARAGTPLPHRVCAQMIRDAALGLDHAHHARDSQGASLELVHRDISPQNIMVRLDGVTKVVDFGVAKATIRASRTRTGVLKGKLRYMSPEQVRNEPVSGTSDQFALGVVLWELCTRRPFIDTDNPAEAMRRIALAAVPRPSQFVEGLSPLLEQIILRMLHRAPGQRFARCADVARALQAYLDEMPEAPEESVPAVVTRLVGDTVLARLRDAGSGEPGLPQVREPSNVSCPRCGQSTSATSRFCPACGNSLTPVGVDAAQKSLTPSSGSGSGDASPGLPVMPALREPPVHLGDEDLPDAPTAKAPARRGDGAVHEPPTDPTMEVPAPPASALAEPPAAHEDDDGPPALGDEAPGPTVKIRAMDAQAQMRRLTLLVVAGEPAQAVRLREAVAQVSARHHVEALALSDTHWCLPFGLPQARADDATRALKCAEELGGAGLNVRRGLESGVVRTSAEAGAARLSGLGLERAQALADAAVSGELLVGASVKALLVESGGVRIGMSRELPGGTAWRVESGAPANRVESLVGRDEALTQAAMVVEAACKGEGGARLFVGPSGVGRSRFLEAVAELATGASPRVVYAWGGDPRSAGALGLWRTVFAALSRAATGGDASLPPLSGLGLSEPEAAALWRRLARGAPSGGGFLPAGDGAVVDAIQRVAKPSGLLLLVDDVHRVDGPSLEMLAGLLAAKELGVSLVATGDVDAVPTALASLPVTVLEGLSPSELNALLTASLGMALSPSLERAVADRVRGNPAHALALVRLLVSVGVLQRTESGFQSNGPLSPAALPQGLGQALGARLELLPAASLRFLQRAAVEGSLFSAELVRVSLTATDGAGVLEDAEWVVPVPGQPGIFRFTSEEARQVLRERLSPSQLRSAHRELAETLDYEAFVQEPAREVRVADHLLGAGSSGAPAACERAGDWFAARGEWRSAVEFFRWALGRAPGATAAVVRWQLDVLARAAGCLTQADPAAVDGLVTPWLDRVPVMQTPGRWAEAARRLAVAELKLGRVDDAEVRLSMAQSPAGSDPEVEALVLGELARVREVKGETTAAVELLARAFQRMGNRTPYVADFFWEHYLLLGRLQQRLGQLDRARVAFTRAAEQARSVGSPVGQARALSQLAGLRVLAGEPAQALSDLERALALAEQGGDAQEVARIHYNAGRLLVAGGRAPEARERLEQARERARVAGWREGEALAAQVLGAMEARTPRRGSGQ
- a CDS encoding lipase maturation factor family protein; amino-acid sequence: MREMQPLVLFDGDCGFCKRWVARWRQDTGGRVRFARGSRWLLKLLGIPKKDMLRAMQLVEPSGRRSSGAEAVFRMLAWSPRWSTRLAARLGLAPGVRHVAGAVYSVIAHHRRRASRWDTWLFSRVTEPAEHRLVRWAFMRLLGGTFLIAFTSLGKQVLGLYGEKGIRPIRDVAQSERWAAQGRWRRPSVFWKDASDAALVRGCRVGQALSLALLLNVAPLPSAAALWALYLSYVSLGREFLSFQWDVLLLEMGLLGALTAPVGVRPGLGKRDVSALEVFLFRMLVFRLYFGSGISKFHSGDRTWRELSACDVYFETAPLPTRGGWTAHQLPRPVRHAGTAAVLAAETAVPFLAFGPRRVRQATFGILSALQAAIIATGNYGFFNVQSLALGLWLLDDAALRRVLPEALWRDAGPARRPSVPGTALAVAAAVPLLTLGTVEQLRRMGWWPRGPERLVRAVDWLEDRVVPLHSVNSYGLFAVMTVDRPEITVEGSNDGVHWVEYPFRYKTSGVDRPPRQVAPHQPRLDWQMWFAALGSPPSWFLALMERLLEGSPEVLGLFASNPFPDRPPRLVRAVLHDYRMTSRAERQRTGAWWKRERRGLYVSPLTLVPGSSEQAGRLTWYV
- a CDS encoding MBL fold metallo-hydrolase, whose protein sequence is MSEPKAQAKKTDEIVPGVHHWTVSDDRLGGTRSDAYAVVDDDGTVTLIDPLPIDEKALRKLGDIDAIVLTAGNHQRSAWRLRKVFGVPVWAPEGAQGLEEKPDFEYVNGTTLPGGLNTFQTPGPTEAMYTLWLQKSPHAVVFISDLLSHEGRRTPTFVPGEYQDEPLRTRTSIQRILDHLPIQTVCFAHGAPILKDGASALRKALEEDDEFPHAPAP
- a CDS encoding dimethylarginine dimethylaminohydrolase family protein, yielding MMDLFLMSPPGRGWALRGRSNFRSREAAPADARGARREWLTLARHIESRGGTVVALPSPSDALTGMPYAAECGQVVAREGQAPLFLLPKMMSAHRFTERDHWTPLARRLGLEVVDPGVGIWEAHGDVATFDGVTLLFWGGRTTLDGLEAAQKHFPGEVLRVQVREPAFHGNMAVLPLPAVDRLVVCPDVVAPESVALLEQRFGANRLVRVTEADIRRYATNGLPLGRDLLAPTVMPAHIVETFERLGMRVVSMPMPELTEKGGGSSRCLVSRASVEASRVSIPPEYRLDVVAKDIEADGG